One genomic segment of Dromaius novaehollandiae isolate bDroNov1 chromosome 12, bDroNov1.hap1, whole genome shotgun sequence includes these proteins:
- the DUSP7 gene encoding dual specificity protein phosphatase 7 — MKTQVWGSSPRAPMAAAMPCKSAEWLQEELESGGGRSLLLLDCRPHELFESSHIETAINLAIPGLMLRRLKKGNLPIRSIIPNHEDKERFVKRCKADTVLLYDEATADWQDGGAATSVLGLLLQKLRDDGCKAYYLKGGFNKFQTEYSEHCETNLDSSSPSNSPPASVLGLGGLRISSDCSDGESDREPSSATESDGSPIPNNQPAFPVQILPYLYLGCAKDSTNLDVLGKYGIKYILNVTPNLPNMFEHDGEFKYKQIPISDHWSQNLSQFFPEAIAFIDEARSKKCGILVHCLAGISRSVTVTVAYLMQKLNLSLNDAYDFVKRKKSNISPNFNFMGQLLDFERTLGLNSPCDNRSPSEQLYFTTPTNHNLFQLNTLEST; from the exons ATGAAAACGCAGGTCTGGGGGAGCTCCCCGCGGGCGCCCATGGCTGCGGCGATGCCGTGCAAGAGCGCCGagtggctgcaggaggagctggagTCGGGCGGCGGCCGCTCGCTGCTGCTGCTCGACTGCCGCCCCCACGAGCTCTTCGAGAGCTCCCACATCGAGACGGCCATCAACCTGGCCATCCCCGGGCTCATGCTGCGCCGCCTCAAGAAGGGCAACCTGCCCATCCGCTCCATCATCCCCAACCACGAGGACAAGGAGCGCTTCGTCAAGCGCTGCAAGGCCGACACCGTGCTGCTCTACGACGAGGCCACCGCCGACTGGCAGGACGGCGGCGCCGCCACCTCCGTCCTGGGGCTGCTGCTCCAGAAGCTGCGCGACGACGGCTGCAAAGCCTACTACCTGAAAG gTGGCTTTAACAAGTTTCAGACTGAGTACTCTGAGCATTGCGAGACCAACCTTGACAGCTCCTCACCCAGCAACTCTCCACCTGCGTCTGTCCTCGGCCTGGGAGGGCTGCGGATAAGCTCTGACTGTTCAGATGGCGAATCTGACAGGGAACCCAGCAGTGCCACGGAGTCGGACGGGAGCCCGATTCCCAACAATCAGCCTGCCTTCCCAGTCCAGATCCTACCTTACCTGTACCTGGGCTGCGCCAAAGATTCTACCAACTTGGACGTCCTGGGCAAATACGGCATTAAGTACATCCTGAATGTGACTCCCAACCTGCCAAACATGTTTGAGCACGACGGAGAGTTCAAGTACAAGCAGATCCCCATCTCAGATCACTGGAGTCAGAACCTCTCGCAGTTCTTTCCCGAGGCCATTGCTTTCATTG ATGAGGCCCGTTCCAAGAAGTGTGGGATCCTTGTTCACTGCCTCGCTGGCATCAGCCGGTCTGTAACAGTAACTGTCGCCTACTTGATGCAAAAACTCAACTTGTCCCTGAATGACGCCTATGActttgtgaaaaggaaaaaatccaacaTCTCCCCAAACTTTAACTTCATGGGCCAGCTACTGGACTTTGAGAGGACTCTGGGACTCAACAGCCCATGCGACAACCGCTCCCCCAGTGAACAGCTGTACTTCACCACCCCCACCAACCACAACCTGTTTCAGCTGAACACTCTGGAGTCCACATGA